A genomic region of Vitis vinifera cultivar Pinot Noir 40024 chromosome 7, ASM3070453v1 contains the following coding sequences:
- the LOC100267033 gene encoding calmodulin-like protein 3 isoform X1 produces MDPAELCRVFQMFDRNGDGRITKKELSDSLRNLGIYIPDKDLVQMIEKIDVNRDGYVDMEEFGALYQTIMDERDEEEDMREAFNVFDQNGDGFITVEELRSVLSSLGLKQGRTIEDCKKMIQKVDVDGDGRVNYKEFKQMMKGGGFAALSSSGS; encoded by the coding sequence ATGGATCCGGCAGAGCTGTGTCGGGTTTTCCAGATGTTCGACCGCAACGGAGACGGGCGAATAACGAAGAAGGAGCTCAGCGACTCCTTACGGAACCTGGGCATCTACATCCCGGACAAAGACCTTGTCCAGATGATAGAGAAGATCGACGTGAACCGGGACGGGTACGTGGACATGGAGGAGTTCGGGGCGCTGTACCAGACGATAATGGACGAGAGGGACGAGGAGGAGGACATGAGAGAAGCCTTCAACGTGTTTGATCAGAATGGGGATGGGTTCATCACGGTGGAGGAGCTGAGATCGGTGTTGTCGTCGTTGGGGTTGAAGCAAGGGAGGACGATAGAGGACTGCAAGAAGATGATACAGAAGGTGGATGTTGATGGAGATGGAAGAGTGAACTACAAGGAGTTCAAGCAGATGATGAAGGGTGGTGGCTTTGCTGCCTTGAGTAGTTCAGGTTCATAG
- the LOC100267033 gene encoding calmodulin-like protein 3 isoform X2: MFDRNGDGRITKKELSDSLRNLGIYIPDKDLVQMIEKIDVNRDGYVDMEEFGALYQTIMDERDEEEDMREAFNVFDQNGDGFITVEELRSVLSSLGLKQGRTIEDCKKMIQKVDVDGDGRVNYKEFKQMMKGGGFAALSSSGS; this comes from the coding sequence ATGTTCGACCGCAACGGAGACGGGCGAATAACGAAGAAGGAGCTCAGCGACTCCTTACGGAACCTGGGCATCTACATCCCGGACAAAGACCTTGTCCAGATGATAGAGAAGATCGACGTGAACCGGGACGGGTACGTGGACATGGAGGAGTTCGGGGCGCTGTACCAGACGATAATGGACGAGAGGGACGAGGAGGAGGACATGAGAGAAGCCTTCAACGTGTTTGATCAGAATGGGGATGGGTTCATCACGGTGGAGGAGCTGAGATCGGTGTTGTCGTCGTTGGGGTTGAAGCAAGGGAGGACGATAGAGGACTGCAAGAAGATGATACAGAAGGTGGATGTTGATGGAGATGGAAGAGTGAACTACAAGGAGTTCAAGCAGATGATGAAGGGTGGTGGCTTTGCTGCCTTGAGTAGTTCAGGTTCATAG
- the LOC100265486 gene encoding UDP-glycosyltransferase 74G1 yields MEKEKRTHKSHCIALPYPSQGHINPMLQFSKRLVHNGAKVTLVPTCFISKSLLGDSGPITIETISDGYDEGGFAQAESGGAYMERFRVVGSETLGSLIEKLKSSGCPVDCVVYDAFLPWALDVAKKFGLVGAVFFTQSCTVNNIYYHVHQGMLTLPLSEPEVVVPGLFPLQACDLPSLVYLYGSYPDFFNMLVNQFSNIEKVDWVFCNTFYKLEEKVVDWMAKICPLRTIGPTLPSAYLDKRLGDDKDYGLNMLKPVTGACMEWLDSKPNGSVVYASYGSFAKLEPEQMEELAWGLRRSNAYFLMVVRESEQAKLPQKFKEETAEKGLVVSWCPQLEVLAHRAIGCFLTHAGWNSTLEALSLGVPMVVAPLWLDQPTNAKFVEDVCGVGLRARADDKGIVRREVLEDCIGKVMGSDGLKEIKNNALKWKNLAREAVDEGGSSDKCIDEFVAKLTAW; encoded by the exons ATGGAGAAGGAAAAGAGAACCCACAAATCTCACTGCATAGCCCTCCCATATCCAAGCCAAGGCCACATAAACCCTATGCTCCAATTCTCCAAGCGTTTGGTACACAATGGGGCCAAAGTCACACTGGTTCCTACATGCTTCATCTCCAAGTCCTTGCTCGGAGACTCTGGTCCCATCACCATTGAGACCATCTCTGATGGATATGATGAAGGTGGCTTCGCCCAAGCAGAAAGTGGTGGTGCCTACATGGAGCGGTTTCGGGTGGTTGGCTCAGAAACCCTGGGCAGCCTCATTGAGAAGCTCAAAAGCTCAGGGTGTCCAGTTGATTGTGTTGTGTATGATGCATTCTTGCCTTGGGCTCTTGATGTTGCCAAGAAGTTTGGGCTTGTGGGGGCTGTGTTTTTCACTCAGTCTTGTACGGTCAACAACATATACTACCATGTCCACCAGGGTATGCTCACGCTTCCTCTTTCAGAGCCTGAAGTTGTGGTTCCTGGATTGTTCCCTCTTCAAGCCTGTGACCTGCCATCTCTTGTTTATCTTTATGGCTCCTACCCGGATTTCTTCAACATGCTTGTGAATCAGTTCTCCAATATTGAGAAGGTAGACTGGGTGTTCTGCAACACCTTCTACAAGTTAGAGGAAAAG GTGGTGGATTGGATGGCGAAGATCTGTCCGCTCAGGACAATCGGCCCAACCCTTCCCTCTGCTTACTTAGATAAACGGCTTGGAGATGACAAAGACTATGGCCTTAACATGCTCAAGCCAGTCACAGGTGCCTGCATGGAATGGCTTGACAGTAAGCCTAATGGATCCGTTGTTTACGCCTCATACGGGAGCTTCGCAAAGCTAGAACCCGAGCAAATGGAGGAATTAGCTTGGGGTTTGAGGAGGAGCAATGCCTACTTCTTGATGGTGGTCAGGGAATCTGAGCAGGCCAAACTGCCTCAAAAGTTCAAGGAGGAGACAGCAGAAAAGGGCCTGGTGGTATCATGGTGTCCTCAGCTGGAGGTTTTAGCACACAGGGCGATAGGATGCTTCCTCACCCATGCCGGTTGGAACTCCACTCTGGAGGCACTCAGCCTGGGAGTTCCAATGGTGGTTGCCCCTCTATGGCTTGATCAACCCACCAACGCCAAGTTTGTTGAAGATGTTTGCGGGGTAGGATTAAGAGCTCGAGCGGACGACAAGGGGATTGTGAGAAGAGAAGTCCTGGAGGATTGCATAGGGAAAGTGATGGGAAGTGATGGATTAAAAGAGATTAAAAACAATGCCCTGAAATGGAAGAATTTGGCCAGGGAAGCAGTTGATGAAGGTGGAAGTTCAGATAAATGCATTGATGAGTTTGTTGCCAAACTAACTGCTTGGTAA